From Planococcus halocryophilus, the proteins below share one genomic window:
- the tkt gene encoding transketolase, producing the protein MSTHADQLAVTTIRTLSIDAIEKANSGHPGLPMGAAPMAYTLWTKHMNHNPKNPDWFNRDRFVLSAGHGSMLLYSLLHLSGYGLEMDEIKNFRQWDSKTPGHPEFGHTVGVEATTGPLGQGIGMAVGMAMAERHLSATYNKEGMNIVDHNTFALCGDGDLMEGVAGEAISLAGHLKLNKLVVLYDSNDISLDGPLGKSFSENVQKRFESYGWNYLRVDDGNEMDDLSEKIAQAKKSSDKPTLIEVKTVIGYGSPNKSGKADSHGAPLGEAEMKLTKENYEWTFEESFYVPEEVYETFEQATQELGAKAESEWNELYAQYESAHPELAGQLQMAIRGELPENFDAEFPTYEAGKKQATRASSGDMINAIAKTVPSFFGGSADLAGSNKTNIKGGGDFDAEHPEGRNIWFGVREFAMGSALNGMALHGGLHVFGGTFFVFSDYVRPAIRLAALMGLPVTYVFTHDSVAVGEDGPTHEPVEHLASLRAMPNLSVVRPADANETKAAWRLALTAKTTPTLLVLSRQDLPILENSGELAEAGVEKGAYVVSPVENPQALLLATGSEVGLAVAAQKQLAEEGINVSVVSMPSWDRFEKQDKEYKQSVIPKTVKKRLAIEVGTSFGWDRYTGDEGDILAIDRFGASAPGERIMDELGFTVENVANKVKNLINEQ; encoded by the coding sequence ATGTCAACCCACGCAGATCAACTTGCAGTAACAACAATTCGTACGCTTTCCATCGATGCTATTGAAAAAGCAAATTCTGGTCATCCAGGATTGCCAATGGGCGCAGCTCCAATGGCGTATACATTGTGGACGAAACACATGAACCATAACCCGAAAAATCCGGATTGGTTTAACCGTGACCGTTTTGTGTTATCGGCAGGACATGGTTCCATGCTTTTATATAGCTTGCTTCACTTGAGCGGTTATGGCTTGGAAATGGATGAAATTAAAAACTTCCGTCAATGGGATTCAAAAACACCGGGTCACCCGGAATTTGGTCACACTGTAGGCGTTGAAGCAACAACCGGACCACTTGGCCAAGGAATTGGTATGGCAGTTGGTATGGCTATGGCTGAACGTCACTTATCAGCTACATACAATAAAGAAGGCATGAACATCGTCGATCACAACACATTCGCTTTATGCGGAGATGGTGATTTGATGGAAGGTGTTGCGGGAGAAGCAATCTCTCTTGCAGGTCATTTGAAATTAAATAAATTAGTAGTACTTTACGATAGCAATGACATTTCATTGGATGGACCGCTGGGCAAAAGTTTTTCTGAAAACGTTCAAAAACGTTTTGAGTCATACGGCTGGAACTACTTGCGCGTAGATGATGGCAACGAAATGGATGATTTATCTGAAAAAATTGCACAAGCGAAGAAGTCTTCAGACAAACCAACATTAATCGAAGTTAAAACAGTAATTGGTTACGGTTCTCCAAACAAATCTGGTAAAGCAGATTCACACGGAGCACCACTTGGTGAAGCTGAAATGAAGTTAACAAAAGAAAATTACGAGTGGACATTTGAAGAATCTTTCTACGTACCAGAAGAAGTTTATGAAACTTTTGAACAAGCTACTCAAGAATTGGGAGCAAAAGCTGAATCTGAATGGAACGAATTGTACGCTCAATACGAATCAGCACACCCAGAACTAGCTGGGCAATTGCAAATGGCTATTCGTGGGGAACTCCCAGAAAACTTTGATGCGGAATTCCCAACATACGAAGCTGGTAAAAAACAAGCAACGCGTGCTTCTTCTGGAGATATGATCAATGCAATCGCTAAAACAGTTCCTTCATTCTTCGGCGGTAGTGCTGACCTTGCTGGATCTAACAAAACTAACATCAAGGGTGGAGGCGACTTTGACGCTGAACATCCTGAAGGCCGTAACATTTGGTTTGGTGTTCGTGAATTCGCGATGGGTTCTGCATTAAACGGTATGGCACTTCACGGCGGACTTCATGTCTTTGGTGGAACGTTCTTCGTCTTCAGTGACTATGTTCGCCCAGCAATTCGTTTAGCTGCTTTAATGGGGCTTCCTGTAACATACGTATTCACACATGACAGTGTAGCTGTTGGGGAAGATGGTCCAACTCATGAGCCAGTGGAACATTTAGCTTCTCTTCGTGCAATGCCAAACTTGAGCGTTGTCCGCCCAGCAGATGCAAACGAAACAAAAGCAGCGTGGCGTTTAGCATTAACAGCTAAAACAACACCGACTCTTTTAGTTTTATCTCGTCAAGATTTACCGATCTTGGAAAACAGCGGAGAATTAGCTGAAGCTGGCGTTGAAAAAGGCGCTTATGTGGTATCACCTGTTGAAAACCCACAAGCATTGTTATTAGCGACTGGATCTGAAGTTGGTTTAGCTGTTGCAGCACAAAAGCAATTAGCTGAAGAAGGCATCAACGTATCTGTTGTTTCAATGCCGTCTTGGGATCGTTTCGAAAAACAAGACAAAGAATACAAGCAATCTGTTATTCCGAAAACTGTTAAAAAACGTCTAGCGATTGAAGTAGGTACTTCATTCGGATGGGATCGTTATACAGGTGACGAAGGCGATATTCTAGCGATCGATCGTTTTGGCGCAAGTGCACCAGGCGAACGCATTATGGATGAGCTTGGATTTACTGTTGAAAACGTAGCAAACAAAGTGAAAAACTTAATTAACGAACAGTAA
- a CDS encoding DUF896 domain-containing protein: MLSPDKLNRINQLSRKSKTEGLSKEEAKEQSALRQEYLQTFRKTMRGTIENVKVIDPEGNDVTPEKVKNIRENKYLN, translated from the coding sequence ATGTTATCACCAGACAAATTAAACCGCATTAATCAATTGTCACGTAAGTCGAAAACAGAAGGTTTGTCAAAAGAAGAGGCAAAAGAACAATCTGCTTTGCGCCAAGAGTATTTGCAAACTTTCCGCAAGACAATGCGCGGTACAATTGAAAACGTAAAAGTAATTGACCCTGAAGGAAACGATGTAACACCTGAAAAGGTCAAAAATATTCGAGAGAATAAGTATTTGAATTAA